From the genome of Bacteroidales bacterium:
CTGGCCACCTCCGGTACCTCCATCAGTAGAGTATGCCATCCACAATTCCCACCTCATGTCGGTTTCGGTAAAGATGTTGATACGATTTCCATTTTCGTCGCGATCTGTATAGGTATTAAAGCCCATTCCATAAACAACACCCTGAGGAGTCATACCAATGATTGTTGCCGTCCAGTCTTCGGGGTTGATTTTTACTATTTGACCTGAGGTATATCGCGTGTACAAATAACCGTCCCATTCGCAATATACTATGTTATAGTGTCCATAGTTGATCGGGTGGCTGTTATAATTATAAAATTGAGGCATTGGGAATCCGTTATCGTCCCACTGTTTGATGAACTTTACTTCCATAGTAAAATCATCGTTCGGATTAATAAATATATGACGGTCTCTATCACTCTCGCCGCCCAACATCATCTGTCCGGTTAGCGGGTGCAGATTGGGAACGCCACGATGGTTATAACCCTGATCCACATGCGCTACCACCTTTACGCTGTTTTGTTCTTCGCTAATCAGCAACAACCCGGAGCTTCCTGCCGGAGTATCGCCAACACCGCAATAAATATTGTAATCATAGTCAACACCAATATACGTCGGACCCGACAAAAGGAGATCGCTCAATTTTCCCGTACCGTATTCATTTCTATTTGTTCCGTTACCGGCAAGGGTAATAACCGATGCGCTTACCTTGTAACTGAATAAACCGGGCGCTTTGGCTTTTGGCTTGTCACCTACTTGTACAAAAACTTCTGCTTCGCCGTCTCCATTAGGTAAAGGAATACGATTTACCAATACCAATATAGTAGGAACACCGTCAGTAGCTCCCACTCCTAATATCTCGGCTTCTGTATCATTAAAGAAAACTTTAATAGCAGACTTGTCACTACCAAAATTACTCCCTTTAATCAATACATAATCTCTTACCCGCCCTTCTTTCGGTTCGAAAGAAGCAACCGTAACGGCTTTTTGGGGATCGTGCTTCGACACGTCATCCTTATCTTTGTTGCATGACACTATAATCAGTGTCGTCGAAAATAGCACTAAAAGGCTTAATGTTTTGAAATTTAGACGCCTCATCTTTTTAGTTTTTAAAATTTAAATGAAATAATTACTGCTGTTGTGTTAATTTTTAAAATGTTTTTTTGATCATATATAAAATCTGTTGGTTGAAGCTCTTAATTATTGAATTACATGAAACTTATTTAAACTCATCAATGGATTAAATACATCACCGTTTTTTATCTATTAAAATATGCGAATCAAGAGTTAAAAATGAAAATGGCTGCTATCTTATTAAACACGTACACAACCAGTTCTTTTGAAAACTTTACTTTCCAGGCATTTTGAATTCGGTTTTTTTCTAATAAAAAGCTTCATCATATTTTTCGTTTTTATTTGGTTCACAGAGGTATTTATTTGATATTCTTTTTGTTTTATCCGGTTTAACCGGACTGTATGGATATCGAATGATTCTGATTTACATTTGGCGGTCCATATTAACACCTATACCCATAGTTTTTTCCGATAACTTTTGATGATACTCAGAAATTTGAATTATGTAAAACATTGATCACATATCTATTAATATTGTAAGACAAGCAGAATTTATTATCGCATACTATGTATATGCTGGCAAATTAAAATTAGAATCACATCATTAAATATCACAATTGTCCCAAAAACTTGTAATTTTATCCCAATGCTACAAGTGGCTGTTAATTAGAGATTTTTATGTTGGATTGTCACGAAATGAGATTTATTTTATCCTCAATTATAGTAGGAGTCCTGCCGGATTTTATATGGATGCAATCCCAAGCCTTCAGGGAAAATAGAATTACGGTTCTGAAATTCTCAGTTTTTCCGTATCTTCTTCCGGTTGTTTTAGTTCCTGAATAGAGGAGCCGTTTTGCTCTTTCTATTCAATAGTATTTATGATTATCCGTAAGTGCCTGTCAAATATCCTAATAGCTTCTGTTGTTTTTTAGAGTATCCTGTGTTTTATCTGAATTGAATCTTTTTTTATCCGCCGTGTTCTGAAACCTGAATAATCGGTTAGAGGAATGGAGTTGGATTTTTTTAGGAGTTGTTCAAAAAATCATATTCAAGCGGAAATGCAAATTCCGCTTAACACTAAGTTCGGTTTTATTTAGTGCGTTGTATAGAAAAGGTACATACAACGCACTAAATAATTGTATCATAAAAATGATGGATTGCCCGGAATAAGATAGTTTGGATCATTGTGAAGATGGGAAAGCCGGTAATTGCCGGCCTCATTTCTACAAAGGTCGCGGATATAA
Proteins encoded in this window:
- a CDS encoding IPT/TIG domain-containing protein; amino-acid sequence: MRRLNFKTLSLLVLFSTTLIIVSCNKDKDDVSKHDPQKAVTVASFEPKEGRVRDYVLIKGSNFGSDKSAIKVFFNDTEAEILGVGATDGVPTILVLVNRIPLPNGDGEAEVFVQVGDKPKAKAPGLFSYKVSASVITLAGNGTNRNEYGTGKLSDLLLSGPTYIGVDYDYNIYCGVGDTPAGSSGLLLISEEQNSVKVVAHVDQGYNHRGVPNLHPLTGQMMLGGESDRDRHIFINPNDDFTMEVKFIKQWDDNGFPMPQFYNYNSHPINYGHYNIVYCEWDGYLYTRYTSGQIVKINPEDWTATIIGMTPQGVVYGMGFNTYTDRDENGNRINIFTETDMRWELWMAYSTDGGTGGGQAAGAFQHRLITVDIRDNLRWSEKYDLETYPAPGGLEDVMSSLQIRLDNGAGHRDGPISVAQINNPRQLSFDANGVFYLGDRGTHTIRKVDTTTDPIMVSTLIGIPGISGAKDGAKEDATFNAPHGIVSNREGNILYVADNANHRIRRIAVE